A window from Leptospira stimsonii encodes these proteins:
- a CDS encoding 1,4-dihydroxy-6-naphthoate synthase, which produces MELSLAYSPCPNDTFLFYHLAHGKVTDQFRIREELHDVEELNRAAFLGKYQTTKLSFAGYFSVMDQYSILDSGSALGRNCGPLLVFRKGKNLRSAKGKKILIPGEFTTANLLLKLFLKNDFQAEAIRYDKIIPLLLSGEADFGVLIHEERFTYENQGLEKLQDLGEWWEETTGKHIPLGAIAIRRDLSPELKSDFDQALKKSLELGYQNREETYEYILKHSQDTTREVVDAHIALYVNEFTRSLGTEGREAILELYRRGVEAGFLPGGQEKNLF; this is translated from the coding sequence ATGGAACTCAGCTTAGCCTATTCTCCCTGCCCGAACGATACGTTTTTATTCTATCATCTCGCACATGGAAAAGTTACCGATCAATTTCGAATCCGTGAAGAACTCCACGACGTAGAAGAATTGAATCGAGCCGCTTTTTTAGGAAAATACCAGACCACAAAACTCTCCTTCGCCGGATATTTTTCGGTGATGGATCAATATTCGATTCTCGACTCCGGCTCTGCCCTCGGTCGGAACTGCGGCCCTCTTTTAGTTTTTAGAAAAGGGAAAAATCTCCGATCCGCAAAAGGAAAAAAAATTCTCATCCCTGGAGAATTCACAACGGCAAATCTTCTCCTAAAATTATTTCTCAAAAATGATTTTCAGGCCGAGGCGATCCGCTATGACAAGATCATCCCACTCCTCTTATCGGGAGAAGCGGACTTCGGAGTTTTGATTCACGAAGAGCGCTTTACGTATGAAAATCAGGGTCTCGAAAAACTCCAAGATCTGGGGGAATGGTGGGAAGAAACGACCGGAAAACATATTCCCCTAGGCGCCATTGCGATCCGGAGAGACCTGAGCCCGGAGCTGAAATCGGACTTTGACCAAGCTCTTAAAAAAAGTCTGGAGCTCGGATATCAGAACAGGGAAGAAACGTACGAATACATTCTCAAACATTCCCAAGACACGACGCGAGAAGTTGTGGATGCCCACATCGCACTGTATGTCAACGAGTTCACCCGTTCCCTGGGAACCGAAGGAAGAGAGGCCATCTTGGAACTCTACCGGAGAGGAGTGGAAGCGGGCTTCCTTCCCGGAGGCCAAGAGAAGAACTTGTTTTAG
- a CDS encoding HAD family hydrolase, with the protein MSFDPSQIHTIAVDLDGTLLNSKSKISPLTHSVLQKAIDQGKNLVIATGRRFFSTFSFAKEFRGEVHVVSNNGQILRHSPSAERIAESYLEPKLVSQILLLGKEFHTPPILHVDRFEEGIDMFTEVPITSDIYHNYSGGDRSRTRSVGDFLSLELDKILVVCFLSLQREDLDSLVQKISALPGASDLRCILTKIPGVAYCVEIINFSVSKWSGISRFLSLKGLDGNGVVSFGDERNDLEMLLHSGVGFAMKNAVPEIKSSAKHVTRYSNEEDGVALALVENRIVSF; encoded by the coding sequence ATGTCATTCGATCCTTCTCAAATTCATACGATCGCCGTCGACTTGGACGGAACTCTCCTTAACTCAAAAAGTAAAATTTCTCCCCTCACCCACTCCGTTCTTCAGAAGGCAATCGACCAAGGGAAGAATCTTGTGATCGCGACCGGAAGAAGATTTTTTTCCACATTCTCTTTTGCGAAGGAGTTTCGCGGAGAAGTTCACGTTGTTTCCAACAACGGACAGATCTTGCGCCATTCTCCGAGCGCGGAGCGGATCGCAGAGAGTTATCTTGAACCGAAACTCGTTTCTCAGATCCTTCTCTTGGGAAAAGAATTTCACACTCCTCCGATTCTTCACGTTGATCGATTCGAGGAAGGGATCGATATGTTTACCGAAGTTCCAATCACGAGCGATATTTATCATAACTATTCGGGGGGAGATCGTTCTCGCACACGTTCCGTCGGAGATTTTCTTTCTCTCGAACTCGATAAAATTCTTGTGGTTTGTTTTTTATCGCTCCAACGGGAAGATTTGGATTCTCTTGTTCAAAAAATTTCCGCGTTGCCCGGGGCCTCCGATCTTCGTTGTATTCTTACGAAAATCCCCGGAGTCGCCTATTGTGTGGAAATCATCAACTTCTCCGTTTCCAAGTGGTCCGGAATTTCTCGTTTTCTTTCCTTAAAGGGTTTAGATGGGAATGGCGTCGTTTCCTTCGGAGACGAAAGAAACGATCTCGAAATGTTGCTTCATAGCGGAGTCGGTTTTGCGATGAAGAACGCGGTTCCCGAAATCAAGAGTTCCGCCAAGCACGTTACGCGATACAGCAATGAAGAGGACGGAGTCGCTCTTGCTTTAGTGGAGAATCGGATCGTTTCCTTTTGA
- a CDS encoding glutamyl-tRNA reductase: MWSTLRVYHSTQKDREMIENPDSFSWMTCMRTIWIADSRIHGGPSFLPSTLEVYSGYEGYRFLLEVISGLHSRLLGETEVLAQFRDKFKNSSLPSSAFGEYLARLRDSLIQDSRTIRSRYLQNIGEQSYGGLANKYLKDASQVTLLGTGQLSEKILPWMKSRNVTLVGRNKARLEELSAMFEVDSKLLNDWKPDSSAIVVAAPLDLTPFLDRIQPGTLIVDFREVPLEKKLPETIQSVSFAAMLDSLRETEERALQIRERIQPALDEIVEERELEAQQFIFGWEDLTCPAF, translated from the coding sequence ATGTGGTCCACACTTCGCGTTTATCATTCTACTCAAAAAGACAGAGAGATGATTGAGAATCCGGATTCTTTTTCCTGGATGACTTGTATGCGCACGATCTGGATCGCCGACAGCCGTATTCACGGCGGTCCTTCTTTTCTTCCTTCCACTCTGGAAGTTTATTCCGGCTATGAAGGATATCGTTTTCTTTTGGAAGTCATCTCCGGTCTTCATTCCAGACTTCTGGGTGAAACGGAAGTTCTCGCTCAGTTCCGCGATAAATTTAAGAATTCTTCTCTTCCCTCTTCCGCATTCGGAGAATATTTAGCAAGGCTCCGCGACAGTCTCATTCAGGATTCTAGAACAATCCGTTCTCGTTATCTTCAAAACATCGGCGAACAATCCTACGGCGGACTTGCCAATAAATATCTGAAGGACGCGTCTCAAGTGACTCTTCTCGGAACGGGTCAACTTTCCGAAAAAATTCTTCCTTGGATGAAGAGTCGAAATGTAACACTCGTGGGTAGAAACAAAGCGCGCTTGGAAGAACTTTCGGCCATGTTTGAAGTGGATTCGAAATTATTAAACGACTGGAAGCCTGACTCTTCCGCGATCGTGGTCGCGGCTCCTCTGGATCTGACTCCCTTTCTGGATCGGATTCAACCGGGAACTTTGATCGTAGACTTCAGAGAAGTTCCTCTCGAAAAAAAACTTCCTGAAACGATTCAATCGGTTTCTTTCGCGGCGATGTTGGATTCTCTCCGGGAAACCGAAGAAAGAGCTCTTCAGATTCGGGAAAGAATTCAACCCGCGTTAGACGAAATTGTTGAAGAACGGGAACTTGAAGCGCAACAATTCATTTTCGGCTGGGAAGACCTGACTTGTCCCGCGTTCTAA
- the hemC gene encoding hydroxymethylbilane synthase has translation MSRVLKIGSRKSALARLQTYLVLGALRKKFPDLEVELYFREASGDQDLQTPLWKMGTRGVFTQDLTKELVDGKVDLVVHSWKDLDLEGHPGTTILGVLDRADQRDVLLWKKSSLLKHSPEELRIQTSSPRREYNLKKFLPKSLPSRYKNSDLVFIPVRGNIQTRVRKWKESDADGLVVAKAALDRLLSTEFLNSDELEYQEIRMFLREALEESVFQIFPLSLNPSAPAQGAVAAEVRADDDWALDILKALSIADVVAAVEEERNILHKFGGGCHQKIGVSVLKRPYGKILYQRGLTDAGEVLEIEEQFFSFSAPSPESAKKVYPVPGEAIKQKRTPLPSNKGYVLTADGKKENHILPEELIQRDWLVTRGNAYPNLDSSLEHKGFVWTSGLKTWLQLAERDVWVHGSLDALGEEELPKGSLFGKKLNFVKCTHVGSTEIESVLERVLTYQTTPLEDHPDLSNKTHFFWMSASQFDKALSLFPQIRDGYHACGPGITSSHIRNVLGESANISIFIHYESWLASLGFEEFKGKELGNQTEKNSA, from the coding sequence TTGTCCCGCGTTCTAAAGATCGGCTCCCGCAAAAGCGCTCTCGCAAGACTTCAAACCTACCTTGTACTCGGTGCTCTCCGAAAAAAGTTTCCGGATTTGGAAGTGGAGCTCTATTTCAGGGAAGCTTCGGGCGATCAAGACTTACAAACCCCTCTCTGGAAGATGGGAACAAGGGGTGTGTTTACACAGGATCTCACAAAAGAACTCGTCGACGGTAAAGTGGATCTTGTTGTCCACTCTTGGAAGGACTTGGATCTGGAAGGACATCCCGGAACTACGATTCTGGGCGTTTTGGATCGAGCGGATCAGAGGGACGTTCTTCTTTGGAAAAAATCTTCTCTTTTAAAGCATTCTCCGGAAGAATTGAGGATTCAGACTTCTTCTCCGAGAAGAGAATACAATCTCAAAAAATTTCTTCCGAAGTCCCTTCCTTCCCGTTATAAAAATTCGGATCTTGTTTTTATTCCGGTTCGCGGAAATATTCAGACGAGAGTTCGCAAATGGAAAGAGTCGGACGCGGACGGGCTCGTGGTTGCAAAAGCCGCTCTCGATCGACTTTTGTCGACGGAATTTCTCAATTCCGATGAATTAGAGTATCAAGAAATACGAATGTTCTTACGAGAAGCGTTGGAAGAATCTGTCTTTCAGATCTTTCCTCTTTCGTTGAATCCTTCCGCTCCCGCGCAAGGCGCCGTTGCGGCCGAAGTCCGAGCCGACGACGATTGGGCTCTGGATATTTTGAAAGCTCTCAGCATTGCCGACGTAGTAGCGGCGGTTGAAGAGGAAAGAAACATTCTTCACAAATTCGGCGGCGGGTGTCATCAAAAGATCGGGGTTTCAGTTCTGAAACGCCCCTATGGTAAAATCCTATATCAAAGGGGACTTACGGACGCCGGCGAAGTCCTTGAAATCGAAGAACAATTTTTTTCTTTCTCCGCTCCTTCGCCGGAATCCGCAAAAAAGGTCTACCCGGTTCCGGGAGAGGCGATCAAACAGAAAAGAACCCCTCTTCCGTCTAACAAAGGCTATGTGCTCACGGCGGACGGAAAAAAGGAAAATCACATTCTTCCGGAAGAATTGATCCAAAGGGATTGGCTTGTGACGAGAGGAAACGCCTATCCGAATTTGGATTCTTCTTTGGAACACAAGGGTTTTGTCTGGACGAGCGGTCTTAAAACTTGGCTTCAGCTCGCGGAACGCGACGTCTGGGTCCACGGTTCTCTCGATGCTTTAGGAGAAGAGGAATTGCCGAAGGGTTCTCTTTTCGGAAAAAAATTGAATTTTGTGAAATGCACTCATGTCGGTTCTACGGAAATTGAATCCGTTTTAGAAAGAGTTCTTACCTATCAAACGACTCCTCTCGAAGATCATCCGGATCTTTCCAATAAAACTCATTTTTTTTGGATGAGCGCTTCCCAATTCGACAAAGCGCTTTCTTTGTTTCCCCAGATCAGAGACGGTTATCATGCCTGCGGGCCCGGGATTACTTCTTCGCATATCCGAAACGTTCTGGGAGAATCCGCAAACATTTCTATTTTTATACACTACGAGTCCTGGCTTGCGAGTTTGGGGTTCGAGGAATTCAAAGGAAAGGAACTTGGAAACCAAACAGAGAAGAATTCGGCTTAA
- the hemB gene encoding porphobilinogen synthase, which translates to METKQRRIRLNAALRDLASSESLNDKKLIQPLFIVEGLNEREKMDSLPGVFRDTEASVLEQVESDLKAGVTHFILFLVPELKSNTEIPKSFYERSISSLKKEFPESFLWIDTCMCSLTTHGHCGLLHKDGSIDNPSSVKHLSEIALAYAQSGADGIAPSDMMDGRVASHRRILDTNGFSHVPVMSYSTKFKSNFYGPFRAAADSAPGQGDRSSYQIDVRNREDSILSSIRDQEEGADFLMVKPGMTSIDLIGPIREKTGLPTGAYQVSGEYASIHYLAKNGFCDFDSALRETWQIFSRAGSAYLITYAARRGKEIFQ; encoded by the coding sequence TTGGAAACCAAACAGAGAAGAATTCGGCTTAACGCCGCCCTCAGAGATCTCGCTTCTTCGGAAAGTCTCAATGATAAAAAACTAATACAGCCCCTCTTTATCGTGGAAGGTCTCAATGAAAGAGAGAAAATGGATTCACTTCCAGGAGTTTTTCGGGACACGGAAGCGAGTGTTCTCGAACAGGTCGAATCCGATCTGAAAGCGGGAGTGACTCACTTTATCCTATTCTTGGTTCCGGAACTCAAATCGAACACGGAAATTCCGAAGTCATTCTACGAACGTTCGATCTCTTCTCTCAAAAAAGAATTTCCGGAATCGTTTCTTTGGATCGATACTTGTATGTGTTCTCTTACGACCCACGGTCACTGCGGTCTTTTACACAAGGATGGGAGCATCGATAATCCCTCTTCCGTAAAACATCTTTCGGAGATCGCGCTCGCCTACGCGCAGTCAGGCGCCGACGGGATCGCACCGAGTGATATGATGGATGGAAGAGTTGCCAGTCATCGTAGAATCCTGGACACAAACGGATTCTCTCACGTTCCAGTGATGAGTTATTCCACGAAATTTAAGAGTAATTTTTACGGACCGTTTCGTGCGGCGGCTGATTCTGCTCCGGGACAAGGAGATCGTTCTTCGTATCAAATCGACGTTCGTAATCGGGAAGATTCGATTCTTTCTTCGATCCGAGACCAAGAAGAAGGCGCCGACTTTTTAATGGTCAAACCCGGAATGACTTCGATCGATCTCATCGGTCCAATCCGGGAAAAAACCGGTTTGCCAACGGGAGCGTATCAAGTGAGCGGAGAATACGCTTCGATTCACTATTTGGCCAAGAATGGCTTTTGTGATTTCGATTCCGCGTTACGCGAAACATGGCAGATTTTTTCGAGGGCCGGCTCTGCGTATCTCATCACATACGCGGCGAGAAGAGGAAAGGAGATTTTTCAATGA
- the hemL gene encoding glutamate-1-semialdehyde 2,1-aminomutase: MSHHQTSLSGNSWKGKTSEELFERAKKVSPGGVHSPVRSFRSVGGTPVFFVSADGATLTDISGKEYIDYCLSFGPLILGHRDPEVEEVVRETTGLAWSFGATEPYSLELAEFITNQIPWAEKVRFVNSGTEAVMSALRVARAATGREKILKFDGCYHGHLDALLVKAGSGLAGESSSDSAGISATTIANTLVLPLDDEKNVETLFAKEGKEIAALIIEPLPANYGLLIQRKEFIQKIVEIARKYGTLVVFDEVISGFRAGFQGMAGLLGINPDLVTYGKIIGGGFPVGCYAGRKDLMDLVAPAGPVYQAGTLSASPFGMRAGLATLQKAQRENVYSILETRTKKFAEEMKALLDGSGLGEWEAVSHSSLFWFHKKTSEPIRTIEQIPEGHKEGFAKVFHALLKNGIYLAPSGYEVGFLSFAHTDEVIAKTLETARKALKNL; this comes from the coding sequence ATGAGTCATCACCAAACGTCATTATCCGGAAATTCATGGAAAGGAAAAACTTCGGAAGAACTTTTTGAACGTGCAAAGAAAGTTTCTCCCGGAGGAGTCCATTCTCCCGTTCGATCGTTTCGTTCCGTAGGCGGAACTCCCGTCTTTTTCGTATCCGCGGACGGGGCGACGTTAACCGACATTTCCGGAAAGGAATACATAGACTATTGTCTGAGTTTTGGTCCTCTGATTCTCGGACACAGGGATCCGGAAGTAGAGGAAGTGGTTCGTGAAACGACGGGGCTTGCCTGGAGTTTCGGCGCGACGGAGCCCTACTCTCTCGAACTCGCGGAATTTATCACGAATCAAATTCCTTGGGCCGAGAAGGTTCGTTTTGTAAATTCGGGAACCGAAGCTGTCATGAGCGCGTTACGTGTTGCTCGAGCCGCCACCGGAAGGGAAAAAATTCTTAAGTTCGACGGTTGTTATCACGGTCATCTAGACGCTCTTCTTGTAAAAGCAGGCTCGGGACTCGCCGGAGAATCCTCTTCTGACAGCGCGGGAATCTCCGCAACCACGATTGCGAACACACTCGTGCTTCCGCTCGACGACGAAAAGAACGTAGAAACGTTGTTCGCAAAAGAAGGAAAAGAGATCGCCGCTCTGATCATCGAGCCTCTGCCGGCGAACTACGGACTTCTGATCCAGAGAAAAGAATTTATCCAAAAGATCGTCGAGATAGCAAGGAAATATGGAACGTTAGTCGTCTTTGACGAGGTCATTTCCGGTTTTAGAGCCGGCTTTCAAGGGATGGCCGGTCTTCTCGGAATCAATCCTGATCTTGTGACGTATGGAAAGATCATCGGCGGCGGCTTCCCGGTCGGTTGTTACGCGGGAAGAAAAGATTTGATGGATCTTGTGGCACCCGCGGGTCCTGTCTATCAAGCGGGGACCTTGAGCGCGAGTCCGTTCGGAATGAGAGCCGGATTAGCGACTTTGCAAAAGGCACAAAGAGAAAACGTTTATTCGATTCTGGAAACAAGAACCAAAAAATTCGCGGAAGAAATGAAGGCGCTTCTCGACGGAAGCGGTTTGGGAGAATGGGAGGCGGTTTCACATTCTTCCTTGTTTTGGTTTCATAAAAAAACGTCGGAACCGATCCGAACGATCGAACAAATTCCGGAAGGACACAAAGAAGGTTTTGCAAAAGTATTTCACGCTTTGCTAAAGAACGGAATTTACCTCGCACCTTCCGGATACGAGGTCGGTTTTCTTTCTTTCGCACATACGGACGAAGTGATCGCAAAAACTTTGGAGACGGCGAGAAAAGCTCTGAAAAATCTCTGA
- a CDS encoding sensor histidine kinase has protein sequence MSSVWKNTRILFAVVWLLVTFSLGVWWFLLGLKLTNMIAELSTKLGGAAGTENLLILERQSRMIKMEGHFFLAMLVLGGSTLIWLSYKDALRNKLIHDFFSTVTHEMKTPLASLRLQAESLQEELPNPSENKLISRLLMDSVRIESQMNRAMYLASLTRSEILYIEKTNLKEVIDSIRDDFPNLKIDVSRMENLNVAADRKALESIFKNLAENAIKHGRATELFLVSEKQMAGEIRINVIDNGSGFDGKYKTLGIPFNRHTSTSGTGIGLYIIKKLMKKMKGRMEIVPLNSGFRVDLILLEAIS, from the coding sequence ATGTCCTCGGTTTGGAAAAATACAAGAATTCTATTCGCGGTCGTGTGGCTTCTTGTAACTTTTTCTCTCGGAGTTTGGTGGTTTCTTCTCGGTCTAAAGCTTACGAATATGATCGCTGAACTCAGTACGAAGCTCGGCGGCGCCGCGGGAACGGAGAATCTTCTCATACTCGAAAGACAAAGTAGAATGATCAAGATGGAGGGTCATTTTTTTCTCGCCATGCTGGTGTTAGGTGGGAGTACTTTGATTTGGCTTTCCTATAAGGACGCGTTGAGAAACAAGCTGATTCACGATTTTTTTTCCACGGTGACTCACGAGATGAAAACTCCTCTTGCAAGTCTTCGTCTTCAGGCGGAAAGTCTTCAGGAAGAATTGCCCAATCCGAGCGAAAACAAACTCATCTCCCGTTTGCTCATGGATTCGGTCCGTATCGAATCACAGATGAATCGTGCGATGTATCTCGCAAGTCTTACTAGATCGGAAATTCTTTATATAGAAAAAACGAATCTCAAAGAAGTGATCGATTCCATACGGGATGATTTCCCAAATTTGAAGATCGACGTGAGTCGAATGGAAAATCTGAATGTCGCCGCGGATCGAAAGGCGCTGGAAAGTATTTTTAAGAATCTCGCCGAGAATGCGATCAAACACGGAAGGGCGACCGAACTCTTTCTCGTTTCCGAAAAGCAGATGGCAGGAGAAATCCGAATCAACGTGATCGATAACGGTTCCGGTTTTGACGGGAAATACAAGACGCTCGGAATTCCTTTCAATCGACACACAAGTACGAGCGGAACAGGGATCGGACTTTATATCATAAAAAAATTGATGAAAAAGATGAAAGGAAGAATGGAGATCGTTCCGTTGAATTCCGGATTTCGAGTGGACCTGATTCTTCTTGAGGCGATTTCATGA
- a CDS encoding response regulator transcription factor has translation MKAKLLLVEDDRSLGETLQERLQKEGYEVLWTVSAVSAKKLAKEERPHLILLDVRLPDGDGFTLAEELKETKDCPPFLFLTAQAGAPERLRGFELGAEEFIPKPFHLKELLIRVKHVLESHKHSIEESKFRYKDYILDFQGFQVKKGTEEFPLSKRDCALLHFLVSERDRTVSRAEILDKLWGEESFPTNRTIDNSIVRLRQAFGEDGESVIRSVRGVGYQWTGEIKNVE, from the coding sequence ATGAAAGCCAAACTCTTGTTAGTCGAAGACGATCGTTCTCTTGGAGAAACCTTGCAGGAAAGACTTCAGAAGGAAGGATACGAGGTTCTCTGGACGGTCTCCGCGGTTTCGGCAAAAAAACTCGCAAAAGAAGAACGGCCACATTTGATTCTTCTCGATGTACGACTTCCGGACGGGGACGGCTTTACTCTCGCGGAAGAATTGAAAGAAACAAAAGATTGTCCTCCGTTTTTATTTCTAACGGCGCAGGCGGGAGCGCCCGAAAGACTGAGGGGTTTCGAGTTAGGCGCGGAAGAATTCATCCCGAAGCCGTTTCATCTCAAGGAATTACTGATCCGCGTTAAACACGTATTAGAATCTCATAAACATTCCATAGAAGAATCCAAATTTCGTTATAAAGATTATATTTTAGATTTTCAAGGGTTTCAGGTCAAAAAAGGAACGGAAGAATTTCCTCTCTCGAAAAGAGACTGCGCCCTACTCCATTTTTTGGTGAGCGAGCGGGATCGCACCGTAAGCCGGGCCGAAATCTTGGACAAACTTTGGGGAGAAGAAAGCTTCCCGACAAATAGAACGATAGACAACTCGATCGTGCGACTCAGACAGGCTTTCGGAGAAGACGGAGAAAGTGTGATTCGTTCCGTGAGAGGAGTCGGTTATCAATGGACTGGAGAAATAAAAAATGTCGAATGA
- a CDS encoding uroporphyrinogen decarboxylase family protein produces MSNERYSNALRGIAQKIPPVWMMRQAGRYHKHYQALRQKHSFEELCKIPELAAEVAFGPVDEFDFDVAILFSDILFPLEALGMGLKYTDAGPELGFAVRSKDDFAKLKSVEDSISFMQFQKDAMKLTRERIPQEKSLIGFVGGPWTLFTYAVAGKHEGNLSLPKTLTNVRKEFMERIVPFLKANIALQLEGGADAIMIFDTAGGDLSPALFEEIVVPGIKSLADAFPGKVGYYSRGTASPHFQSVQKIASLVGYGLDHRWDLRDLFKTEKRMIQGNFDQALLFMEREEFKKTLMQYLRPFRDLAPQDRIGWVCGLGHGVMPKTPEDNVKTFVETVRETFR; encoded by the coding sequence ATGTCGAATGAACGCTACTCGAACGCGTTGCGAGGAATCGCGCAGAAAATTCCGCCCGTATGGATGATGAGACAAGCGGGGCGTTATCACAAACACTACCAAGCCTTGCGGCAAAAACATTCTTTCGAGGAACTCTGTAAGATTCCGGAACTCGCCGCCGAGGTTGCCTTTGGTCCCGTAGACGAATTCGACTTCGACGTTGCGATTCTTTTCTCCGATATTCTTTTTCCTTTGGAAGCGTTAGGGATGGGTTTGAAATATACGGACGCCGGTCCCGAACTCGGATTTGCGGTTCGATCCAAGGACGACTTCGCTAAGTTGAAGTCCGTGGAAGATTCGATTTCCTTTATGCAGTTTCAAAAGGATGCGATGAAGCTGACTCGGGAAAGAATTCCTCAGGAAAAATCGCTGATCGGTTTTGTTGGGGGACCTTGGACGCTTTTTACGTACGCAGTCGCGGGGAAACACGAGGGAAATCTTTCGCTACCGAAGACGTTGACGAATGTCAGGAAAGAATTTATGGAACGGATCGTCCCATTCTTAAAGGCCAATATCGCCTTGCAGTTGGAAGGTGGCGCGGACGCGATTATGATCTTTGATACCGCAGGCGGAGATCTTTCTCCCGCGCTTTTCGAAGAGATCGTCGTTCCCGGAATAAAAAGTCTCGCCGACGCCTTTCCTGGAAAAGTCGGATATTATAGTAGAGGAACCGCTTCTCCGCATTTTCAAAGCGTACAGAAGATTGCGTCGCTCGTCGGCTACGGGCTTGATCACAGATGGGATCTTCGAGACCTTTTCAAAACCGAGAAGAGGATGATTCAGGGAAACTTCGACCAGGCCTTGTTGTTCATGGAAAGAGAAGAATTTAAGAAAACCCTAATGCAATATTTGAGACCGTTTCGGGATCTTGCACCCCAGGATAGGATCGGTTGGGTCTGCGGGCTTGGACACGGCGTCATGCCGAAGACCCCCGAAGACAACGTAAAAACTTTCGTAGAAACAGTGAGAGAAACATTCCGATGA
- the hemN gene encoding oxygen-independent coproporphyrinogen III oxidase: protein MKTAKDLIAKYDIPAPRYTSYPTVPYWSENPTTEEWLDKVRNRLSPEDSSLSLYLHIPFCETLCSFCGCNTSITKNHTVEDPYIQSLLGEFENYLAAVPEIGQRELKELHLGGGSPTYLSEKNIEFLLDSILKKMNVSSKPDFSLEVDPRRTRETQLKVLHDFGFRRISLGVQDFDPEVQRLINRTQPFEMTERITEVSRSIGYNSVNFDLIYGLPKQTLDSMKRTIEKTLELRPDRIAFYSYAHVPWIKAAQRLFTEADLPSGTEKRELYEVSREMFLQSGYHEIGMDHFALESDSLSTAAKSGTLHRNFMGYTTKTTEMLLGLGVSAISDSWDCFHQNEKIVKKYQKHIHESKFATLRGHKLDEEDLVQRALILQLSTTGKVRVPDQILQDVRLYLTSMEDDTLIRWEGNFLSLTERGWPFLRNACTGLDLRLRRKSPESRVFSRAI from the coding sequence ATGAAAACAGCAAAAGACTTGATTGCAAAATACGACATTCCGGCTCCTCGATATACGAGTTATCCCACGGTCCCTTATTGGTCCGAAAACCCTACGACGGAAGAATGGTTGGACAAGGTGAGGAATCGTCTGAGCCCGGAAGATTCTTCCCTTTCCTTATATCTCCATATTCCTTTTTGTGAAACGTTATGCTCCTTTTGCGGATGTAATACGTCGATCACGAAAAATCATACCGTGGAAGATCCGTATATTCAATCTCTTCTCGGAGAATTTGAAAACTACCTTGCGGCGGTTCCGGAGATCGGACAAAGAGAATTAAAAGAACTTCATCTCGGAGGCGGAAGCCCAACGTATCTTTCCGAGAAAAACATCGAATTCTTATTGGATTCTATATTAAAAAAAATGAATGTTTCTTCGAAGCCCGATTTTTCGCTCGAAGTGGATCCGAGAAGGACCAGAGAGACACAGCTCAAAGTTCTTCACGATTTCGGTTTTAGAAGAATCAGTCTCGGAGTCCAGGATTTTGATCCCGAAGTACAAAGACTCATCAATCGGACTCAGCCTTTCGAGATGACGGAAAGAATCACGGAAGTTTCCAGAAGTATCGGATATAATTCCGTGAACTTCGATCTGATCTACGGTCTACCGAAACAGACGCTGGATAGTATGAAACGGACCATAGAAAAAACACTCGAGCTTCGTCCGGATCGAATCGCATTCTACAGCTACGCTCATGTTCCCTGGATCAAAGCGGCGCAGAGGCTTTTTACCGAAGCGGATCTTCCTTCCGGAACGGAAAAAAGGGAACTCTACGAGGTCTCAAGAGAGATGTTTCTACAATCAGGTTACCATGAAATCGGAATGGATCATTTCGCTTTGGAGTCGGATTCCCTTTCTACAGCCGCTAAAAGCGGGACATTACACAGAAATTTTATGGGATACACAACAAAAACTACGGAAATGCTCTTGGGACTCGGAGTTTCTGCAATTTCCGATAGTTGGGATTGTTTTCATCAGAATGAGAAGATCGTAAAAAAATATCAGAAGCACATTCATGAAAGTAAGTTCGCCACACTCAGGGGACATAAACTTGATGAGGAAGATCTTGTTCAAAGAGCTTTGATCTTACAGCTTTCTACAACCGGGAAGGTTCGAGTGCCGGATCAAATTTTGCAGGATGTGCGACTCTATTTGACTTCGATGGAAGACGATACTCTTATTAGATGGGAGGGAAATTTCCTGTCATTGACGGAAAGGGGTTGGCCTTTTCTTAGAAACGCGTGCACGGGGCTGGATCTTCGGCTTCGAAGAAAAAGTCCTGAGTCTAGGGTTTTTTCCCGCGCCATCTAA